The Epinephelus lanceolatus isolate andai-2023 chromosome 14, ASM4190304v1, whole genome shotgun sequence genome has a window encoding:
- the cln5 gene encoding bis(monoacylglycero)phosphate synthase CLN5, translating into MTHSEAAVCLNLLLLFLRVLAEFSHNGQQQWPVPYRRFDRRPDVDSYCEALYPFCPTGDRDGRIPLMRDSDVISVYRLQTPVWEFKYGDLLGKIHIMHDAIGFSSSGTGANFTVEWYELFQLGNCTFPHLRPDMYAPFWCNQGAACFFEGIDDLHWSQNGTLEKIGELTGNQFNDVAQWIQDDNETGIYYETWTVLSDPGPNATVWFESYDCSQFVHRTFRKLTELGAKLSSRSQTNYTKLYLYSGEPTYLGNDSAIFGQPALKNLAVDIRKFYHTFRPHQSFTEAVISLLEAYEKVVLDKSFYLYYNFEYWHLPMKPPYVRVTYEEVPLP; encoded by the exons ATGACTCACTCGgaggctgctgtgtgtttaaacctgctgctgctgtttctacGTGTTCTTGCTGAGTTCAGTCATAATGGACAGCAGCAGTGGCCCGTTCCCTACAG ACGGTTTGATCGTCGCCCTGATGTGGACTCTTACTGTGAAGCCCTCTACCCGTTCTGTCCCACTGGAGACAGAGATGGACGGATCCCCTTGATGAGAGACAGCGATGTCATCTCAGTTTATCGACTGCAAACACCCGTGTGGGAATTCAAGTATGGAGATCTGCTGGGGAAAATT CACATCATGCACGATGCCATCGGGTTCAGCAGCTCAGGAACTGGGGCCAACTTCACTGTGGAGTGGTACGAGTTGTTTCAGCTGGGGAACTGCACCTTCCCTCACCTTAGACCTGACATGTACGCACCTTTCTGGTGCAACCAGGGAGCTGCCTGCTTCTTTGAAGGCATCGATGACTTACACTGGTCCCAAAATGGCACCTTGGAGAAAATAGGAGAACTCACAG GAAACCAGTTCAACGACGTGGCCCAGTGGATCCAGGACGACAACGAGACCGGGATCTACTATGAGACGTGGACTGTGCTCTCCGACCCCGGCCCCAACGCCACAGTGTGGTTCGAGTCTTACGACTGCTCCCAGTTCGTCCACCGCACATTCAGGAAGCTGACCGAGCTGGGAGCCAAGCTGTCTAGCAGGTCACAAACCAACTACACCAAGCTTTACCTGTACAGCGGAGAGCCCACCTACCTCGGTAACGACAGCGCCATCTTCGGACAGCCCGCCCTGAAGAATCTGGCCGTGGACATCCGTAAATTTTACCACACGTTCAGACCGCACCAGTCGTTCACAGAGGCGGTCATCAGTCTGCTGGAGGCGTATGAGAAGGTGGTGTTGGACAAGAGCTTCTACCTCTACTACAACTTTGAGTACTGGCATCTGCCCATGAAGCCTCCATATGTGCGCGTTACATATGAAGAGGTGCCTTTACCAtaa
- the fbxl3a gene encoding F-box/LRR-repeat protein 3, with protein MKRMKGGEEDSNSSSSNSPPEACKKVRKQTGEESEAVVVSESPQSDWARLPQELLLHVFQYLPLLDRAYASQVCRGWNQAFHMPELWRCFEFELNQPASSYLKATHPDLIKQIIKRHSNHLQYVSFKVDSSTESAEAACDILSQLVNCSLKTLGLISTARPSFMEVPKSHFISALTVVFVNSKSLSSLKIDDTPVDDPSLKVLVANNSDTLKLLKMSSCPHVSPAGILCVADQCHGLRELALNYHLLSDELLLALSSEKHVHLEHLRIDVVSENPGQHFHTIKKSSWDAMVRHSPKFNLVMYFFLYEDEFVPFFNDEIPVTHLYFGRSVSKEVLGRVGLHCPRLVELVVCANGLRPLDEELIRIAQHCTQLSAIGLGECEVSCSAFVEFVKMCGRRLSQLSIMEEVLIPDHKYSLDEIHWEVSKHLGRVWFPDMMPTW; from the exons ATGAAGCGgatgaaaggaggagaggaggacagcaACAGCTCCTCCAGTAACAGCCCACCGGAGGCTTGCAAGAAGGTACGGAAGCAGACGGGTGAGGAGTCAGAAGcagttgtggtcagtgagtcaccACAGAGTGACTGGGCACGACTGCCTCAGGAGCTCCTGCTACACGTCTTCCAGTACCTTCCACTGCTGGATCGGGCTTATGCCTCTCAGGTATGCCGCGGGTGGAACCAGGCTTTCCACATGCCTGAGCTGTGGAGATGCTTTGAGTTTGAGCTCAACCAGCCAGCCAGCTCTTACCTGAAAGCCACACATCCAGACCTCATCAAGCAGATCATAAAGAGGCACTCCAACCACCTGCAGTATGTCAGCTTCAAG GTGGACAGCAGTACAGAGTCTGCAGAAGCAGCATGTGACATCCTTTCACAGTTGGTGAATTGCTCACTGAAGACCCTTGGGCTCATCTCAACAGCCAGGCCCAGTTTCATGGAGGTTCCAAAG TCTCATTTCATCTCAGCTCTGACCGTGGTGTTTGTCAACTCCAAATCGTTGTCTTCACTGAAGATTGACGACACGCCGGTCGATGATCCATCTCTGAAGGTGCTTGTGGCAAACAACAGTGACACCCTGAAATTGCTGAAAATGAGCAGCTGCCCTCACGTCTCCCCTGCAG GGATCCTGTGTGTGGCAGACCAGTGTCACGGCCTGAGAGAGCTTGCACTAAACTACCACCTCTTGAGTGATGAACTCCTGCTGGCCCTGTCCTCGGAGAAACACGTCCACCTGGAACACTTGCGGATCGACGTCGTGAGTGAGAACCCCGGTCAGCACTTCCACACCATCAAGAAGAGCAGCTGGGATGCCATGGTGCGGCACTCGCCCAAATTCAACCTGGTCATGTACTTCTTCCTCTATGAGGATGAGTTTGTCCCTTTCTTTAATGACGAGATCCCGGTCACGCACCTCTACTTCGGCCGCTCAGTCAGTAAGGAGGTGCTGGGCCGCGTTGGACTTCACTGCCCTCGTCTTGTGGAGCTGGTGGTGTGCGCCAACGGCCTGCGTCCTCTGGACGAGGAGCTGATCCGCATCGCCCAGCACTGTACCCAGCTGTCAGCCATTGGCCTGGGCGAGTGCGAGGTGTCCTGCAGCGCATTTGTGGAGTTTGTCAAGATGTGTGGGCGCAGGCTTTCTCAGCTGTCCATCATGGAGGAGGTGCTGATTCCAGATCACAAATACTCCCTGGATGAGATCCACTGGGAGGTCTCAAAGCACCTGGGCCGCGTCTGGTTCCCGGACATGATGCCGACCTGGTAA